The Calditerrivibrio nitroreducens DSM 19672 genome window below encodes:
- a CDS encoding IS256-like element ISCni1 family transposase, with product MDNIIINELSKYFKSMIQEIMLSEREKYLKEHSETRGNGYYIRTPKTILGNMELEIPRTRDGNFKPSIIPERKRVTFMLDDVIRALFTAGLSSRKTGEVIRNLMGTSVSASFVSSNLEISEEVISKFMNRELTENYPVIYIDATYISLKRDTVSKESVYVVLGLSTDGRREILTYCLPGGDEKSSVWRDIFINLTNRGLRGVKMVISDDLPGIGEVIKEVFPNADHQLCWFHLKKNIKNKVRKSDFDEILKELEYVFESKNEDEAKSRLQAFINKWSKLYRYFNNLRDKINSYCYFFKFHPKLRSYFSTTNWLERCFKELKDNIRIRGYFHSEESANKFLYLFFSDKSLKYNERKLKYSNIIEETLNG from the coding sequence ATGGATAATATAATAATAAATGAATTATCCAAATATTTCAAGTCAATGATACAAGAAATAATGCTAAGTGAGAGAGAAAAATACTTGAAAGAACACTCAGAAACAAGAGGGAATGGGTACTACATAAGAACACCTAAAACTATATTGGGTAATATGGAGCTTGAAATACCAAGAACACGTGATGGTAATTTTAAGCCATCCATAATTCCAGAGCGGAAAAGAGTTACTTTTATGTTAGATGATGTGATAAGAGCCTTATTTACTGCTGGCTTAAGCTCAAGGAAGACAGGAGAAGTAATAAGAAACCTTATGGGTACTTCTGTATCAGCTTCGTTTGTAAGTTCCAATTTAGAGATATCAGAAGAAGTTATAAGTAAATTTATGAATAGAGAACTTACAGAAAATTATCCTGTAATTTACATAGATGCCACTTATATTTCGTTGAAGAGGGATACCGTATCTAAAGAATCTGTTTATGTGGTGTTAGGTCTTAGTACAGATGGCAGACGTGAAATATTGACATATTGTTTACCTGGTGGAGATGAGAAATCATCGGTATGGAGAGATATCTTTATAAATTTGACCAACAGAGGATTGAGAGGTGTAAAAATGGTCATTAGTGATGATTTACCTGGTATAGGAGAAGTAATTAAAGAAGTATTTCCCAATGCCGACCATCAGCTTTGCTGGTTTCATTTGAAGAAAAATATTAAGAATAAAGTCAGGAAATCAGATTTTGATGAGATATTAAAAGAATTGGAGTATGTGTTTGAATCTAAAAACGAAGATGAAGCTAAAAGTCGGCTACAAGCCTTTATCAACAAATGGAGCAAGCTTTATAGATACTTTAATAACTTGAGAGATAAAATAAATAGTTATTGTTACTTTTTTAAATTTCATCCTAAGTTAAGGAGTTATTTTAGTACCACAAATTGGTTAGAGAGATGTTTTAAGGAACTTAAAGACAATATAAGAATTAGGGGGTATTTTCATTCTGAAGAGAGTGCAAATAAGTTTTTATATCTATTTTTTAGTGATAAAAGTTTAAAATATAATGAAAGAAAATTAAAGTACTCAAATATAATAGAGGAGACTCTTAATGGATAA
- a CDS encoding glycosyltransferase, whose product MKVLFILGFYPEIGGPYTNVKNLLLKLVEKGVDVKVLSPLPKNYDKKKIEFIKKLPFPVEYIKEQLPRYIWPSFSLKFFKKINEEAKRYDLFHSAMIFDFYNLPLLLQKTPFICSPRGTFMQEAYKMKLFKRVKKDVFLKLSGKRILEKARFIHLITEEEKRHFLQFFPEFEDKIRVVSNGLILPEFEADLTKEDLLKKYPYLKDKKIILFLSRVNWKKGLDLLIPAFAQLHSEMKDVHLIIAGKDDGDSYENKVKEWVKKYNLNDSVTFTGLVTGKDKLILLYGSDIFVLPSYSENFGVAVVEAMACGLPVVISDKVGISNEIKANNAGLIVQTNIESIYEGMKKLLENGSLRKTISENGIRLVREYYNIEKVADKMIEMYEEALKK is encoded by the coding sequence GTGAAAGTTCTTTTTATTTTGGGTTTTTATCCGGAAATTGGTGGACCATATACAAATGTAAAAAATTTGTTGTTAAAACTGGTTGAAAAAGGTGTTGATGTTAAGGTCTTATCGCCTTTACCTAAAAATTACGATAAGAAAAAGATAGAATTTATAAAAAAGCTTCCTTTTCCTGTTGAATACATTAAGGAACAGCTTCCTCGCTATATCTGGCCATCTTTCTCTTTAAAGTTTTTTAAAAAAATTAATGAAGAAGCAAAAAGGTATGACTTATTCCATTCAGCAATGATTTTTGACTTTTATAATTTACCTCTGCTCTTACAAAAAACTCCTTTCATCTGTTCTCCTCGTGGCACTTTTATGCAAGAAGCATACAAAATGAAGTTATTCAAAAGAGTTAAAAAGGATGTCTTTCTTAAACTATCAGGAAAAAGGATATTAGAAAAAGCAAGGTTTATACACCTTATTACAGAAGAAGAAAAGAGACATTTTCTTCAATTCTTTCCTGAATTTGAGGACAAAATCAGAGTTGTTTCAAACGGGTTAATTTTACCAGAATTTGAGGCAGATTTAACAAAAGAAGATTTGTTAAAAAAATATCCTTATTTAAAAGACAAAAAAATAATCCTGTTTTTAAGCCGAGTAAACTGGAAAAAAGGACTTGATTTATTAATACCTGCTTTTGCACAACTCCACTCAGAAATGAAAGATGTTCACCTTATTATCGCAGGTAAAGATGATGGTGACAGTTATGAGAATAAAGTCAAAGAATGGGTAAAAAAATACAATCTTAATGACTCTGTAACCTTTACTGGACTGGTTACAGGTAAGGATAAATTAATACTTCTGTATGGAAGTGACATTTTTGTTTTACCTTCTTATTCAGAAAACTTTGGTGTAGCAGTTGTAGAGGCAATGGCTTGTGGTTTACCTGTTGTCATTTCCGATAAGGTGGGAATATCCAATGAAATTAAAGCAAATAATGCTGGACTTATTGTCCAGACAAATATTGAAAGTATTTATGAAGGGATGAAAAAACTTCTTGAAAACGGAAGTTTAAGGAAAACAATTTCTGAAAATGGTATACGGTTAGTAAGGGAGTATTATAATATAGAAAAGGTGGCAGACAAAATGATAGAAATGTATGAGGAGGCTTTAAAGAAATGA
- a CDS encoding glycosyltransferase family 4 protein → MKIMLIASDIFFKGGIQRYTRYQYQALCDIYGSENIILYSLKKKGEVAFEDDIKVDFSEPYKGLLGKAHFSFKTFLNIKKIKPNLVIVNHVNLAPLAYFINKVYKTKYFVNVYGLEIWSGLSWFKTHSLKHSDKIIGDCKFILNYIKENLKIDEAKLNLLYDPVDTDKFIPKDKNKDLIRKYNIPENKFVLLTVGRLDRFKGHSLVIEALKYLPDDIIYLIVGGGKLEEELRLNVSNLKLQSRVIFTGRVPENELVDFYNLCDVFILISKFDKNEGEGLPLTPIEASSCSKPIIVGDEDGSRESAVDGYNGFIISPNNVQILVQKILYLYKNRDILKEMGTNARKFVVENFSYEKFRQTLHEVITK, encoded by the coding sequence ATGAAAATAATGCTTATAGCAAGTGATATTTTTTTTAAAGGCGGTATACAAAGATATACAAGATATCAATATCAAGCATTGTGTGATATTTATGGTAGTGAAAATATAATTCTGTATTCTTTAAAAAAGAAGGGGGAAGTAGCATTTGAAGACGATATTAAAGTTGATTTTTCTGAGCCATATAAAGGATTATTAGGTAAAGCACATTTTTCTTTTAAAACATTTTTAAATATAAAAAAAATAAAACCAAATTTGGTTATCGTTAACCATGTTAATCTTGCTCCGTTAGCATATTTTATAAATAAAGTATATAAAACTAAGTATTTTGTAAATGTTTACGGATTAGAAATATGGTCAGGATTAAGTTGGTTTAAGACACATTCTCTTAAACATTCAGATAAAATTATAGGTGATTGTAAGTTCATTTTAAATTATATTAAAGAAAATTTAAAGATAGATGAAGCGAAACTTAACCTATTATATGATCCGGTAGACACAGATAAATTCATACCAAAAGATAAAAACAAAGATTTAATAAGAAAATACAATATACCAGAAAATAAGTTTGTCTTATTAACTGTAGGAAGGTTAGATAGATTTAAAGGGCATTCTTTAGTGATTGAGGCTCTCAAATATTTACCTGATGATATAATTTACTTAATAGTTGGAGGGGGTAAGTTAGAAGAGGAATTGAGACTTAATGTATCTAACTTAAAATTGCAAAGTAGAGTAATTTTTACAGGCAGAGTTCCGGAAAATGAGTTGGTTGATTTTTATAATTTATGCGATGTATTTATATTAATTAGTAAATTTGATAAAAATGAAGGTGAAGGTTTACCGTTGACACCTATTGAAGCGTCTTCTTGCAGTAAACCTATTATTGTTGGTGATGAAGATGGAAGTAGAGAATCAGCAGTTGATGGCTACAATGGGTTTATCATTAGCCCTAACAATGTTCAGATTTTAGTGCAAAAAATTTTATATTTATACAAAAACAGAGATATTTTGAAAGAAATGGGAACTAACGCCCGGAAATTCGTGGTTGAAAACTTCAGTTATGAAAAATTTAGACAAACTTTACATGAGGTTATCACGAAATGA
- a CDS encoding glycosyltransferase family 2 protein, with the protein MKISIITPVLNAVDTIEDCIKSVQTQTYKNLEHIIIDGGSTDGTLEKIKKLFNDKMIVVSEPDEGIYDALNKGIKLASGEIIGILHSSDFYYNDKVLEMVAEVFLNYDVDSCYGDLTYVDKFDTSKIIRYWRSGYYKHGLFRLGWHPPHPTFFVKKQVYEKYGLYNTSFKIAGDYELMLRFLEKYNISTYYIPYILVNMRIGGKSNQSLKNIIFMTLEDYKAWKANQLRGGVLAILFKKLSKVSQFIVRPKS; encoded by the coding sequence ATGAAAATCTCAATAATAACACCTGTGTTAAACGCAGTAGATACAATAGAAGACTGCATAAAAAGTGTGCAAACGCAAACTTATAAGAATTTAGAACATATTATAATTGATGGTGGCTCTACAGATGGCACTTTAGAAAAAATTAAAAAGCTTTTTAACGATAAGATGATAGTAGTTTCAGAACCCGATGAAGGTATATATGATGCATTGAATAAAGGTATAAAATTAGCAAGTGGAGAGATAATAGGTATTCTACATTCAAGCGATTTTTACTATAATGACAAGGTTTTAGAGATGGTTGCGGAAGTTTTTTTAAACTACGATGTAGATTCTTGTTATGGAGATTTAACTTATGTCGACAAATTCGACACCAGTAAAATAATAAGATACTGGAGGTCAGGCTATTACAAACATGGATTGTTTAGATTGGGTTGGCATCCACCTCACCCAACTTTCTTCGTTAAGAAACAAGTTTATGAAAAGTATGGATTATATAACACATCTTTTAAAATAGCTGGAGATTATGAACTTATGTTAAGATTTTTAGAAAAATATAATATATCTACCTATTATATTCCATATATTTTAGTTAATATGAGAATTGGAGGAAAAAGTAATCAGAGTTTAAAAAACATAATTTTTATGACATTGGAAGATTATAAAGCTTGGAAAGCAAATCAGCTTAGAGGAGGAGTTTTGGCAATATTGTTTAAAAAACTTTCAAAAGTTTCACAGTTTATTGTAAGACCTAAAAGTTAA
- a CDS encoding putative colanic acid biosynthesis acetyltransferase, translated as MVDLSKYDNSWYDPGNKIKILIWYFINLLFFKTSIPYPSKIKVLLLRIFGAKIGKNVVIKPCVNIKYPWFLKIGDNVWIGENVWIDNLTTVEIGNNVCISQGAYIFTGNHNYKTQSFDLIIKPVIIEDGVWIGAKAIVCPGVRCKSHSILSVGSVATKDLEEYTVYQGNPAVPKRKRIIDDGT; from the coding sequence ATGGTTGATTTGTCAAAATATGACAACAGCTGGTATGACCCTGGAAATAAAATTAAAATTTTGATATGGTATTTTATTAATTTATTATTTTTTAAAACTTCCATTCCATATCCTTCAAAAATAAAAGTTTTATTATTAAGAATTTTTGGGGCAAAGATTGGAAAAAATGTCGTAATTAAACCCTGTGTAAACATAAAATATCCATGGTTTTTGAAGATAGGTGATAATGTTTGGATTGGAGAAAATGTTTGGATTGATAATCTAACAACTGTTGAAATAGGAAACAATGTATGCATCAGTCAAGGAGCCTATATTTTCACTGGCAACCACAACTATAAAACTCAATCTTTTGATTTAATTATAAAGCCTGTCATCATAGAAGATGGCGTATGGATTGGAGCAAAGGCAATAGTTTGCCCAGGTGTTAGGTGTAAAAGTCACAGTATTTTATCCGTAGGTTCTGTTGCTACAAAAGATTTAGAGGAATATACAGTATACCAAGGAAATCCAGCAGTTCCAAAAAGAAAAAGGATAATAGATGATGGAACATAA
- a CDS encoding O-antigen polymerase: MGQIRFYNYPIKSYFFLFLTIVIFSISSFILILYNPDNAEIILLSFLYFCLASFIIWENYNKKHIIEFTHPIVFYSFLWSIPFGIIPLFIVFTKEPQTYLPKSYMYIDLIPTSQIIAIVSLLFLYLGFKFYNLISPYRSSEKTFDKKTWNNYLFYFTLFLMLFLIILEILYLIERNAFILGYVEDLSEHKPSVLSYFLALFGYDRISIFYLVGPLLITLIHFSYNQNKILRYILFILVLFNIFISFISAQKERIALTLIAIFFYFYYYTRDKNKLQKKENIIIIFIFAFLILFPYFNEYRLALNLGMDLEFILRNPDLIFENINLESFSYIFQRFDHLNTTLSVIGQTPTFIDYKMGITYLKGLEALLLVLPFTRKSEDFGLFNNTFAREYNLVEPFDYYSGITLPQFAEIYMNLGFYAVPLGMFLIGILYSYIYNLINSSNPKVVYN; the protein is encoded by the coding sequence ATGGGGCAAATCAGATTTTACAATTATCCTATTAAATCTTATTTTTTTCTATTTTTAACAATAGTGATTTTTAGTATTTCATCATTTATTCTTATCTTATATAATCCGGATAATGCGGAGATAATATTATTATCCTTTTTATACTTTTGTTTAGCAAGCTTTATAATTTGGGAAAACTATAACAAAAAACATATAATCGAATTTACGCATCCGATTGTTTTTTACTCTTTTTTGTGGAGTATTCCGTTTGGAATAATACCTTTATTTATAGTATTTACAAAAGAACCACAAACATATTTACCCAAATCATATATGTATATCGATTTAATCCCTACTTCTCAAATTATAGCTATAGTTAGCTTACTTTTTCTGTACTTAGGGTTTAAATTTTACAATTTAATAAGTCCATATAGATCAAGTGAAAAAACTTTTGATAAAAAAACATGGAATAACTATCTATTTTACTTCACTCTTTTTTTAATGTTGTTTTTAATCATACTTGAAATTTTATACCTCATAGAAAGAAATGCATTTATATTAGGCTATGTTGAAGATTTGTCAGAACACAAACCATCTGTCTTATCATACTTTTTAGCCTTATTTGGATATGATAGAATTTCTATATTTTATCTTGTCGGACCATTACTAATAACTCTAATTCACTTTTCTTACAATCAAAATAAGATATTGAGGTATATTCTATTTATATTAGTACTTTTTAATATTTTCATATCTTTTATTTCAGCCCAAAAAGAACGAATTGCTCTAACATTGATTGCTATATTTTTTTATTTTTATTATTACACAAGAGACAAAAATAAGTTACAGAAGAAAGAGAATATTATTATTATTTTTATATTTGCGTTTTTAATTCTATTTCCATACTTTAATGAATATAGACTTGCTTTAAATCTTGGTATGGATTTAGAGTTTATTTTAAGAAATCCAGACCTTATATTTGAAAATATTAATTTAGAATCATTTAGTTACATATTCCAGAGATTTGATCATCTCAATACAACTCTTTCTGTTATAGGACAAACTCCAACATTCATTGATTATAAAATGGGAATTACTTACTTAAAAGGATTAGAGGCACTTCTACTTGTATTACCATTTACTCGAAAAAGCGAGGATTTTGGGTTATTTAATAACACTTTTGCTAGAGAATATAATCTTGTTGAGCCATTTGATTATTATTCTGGAATTACTTTACCGCAATTTGCAGAAATATATATGAATCTTGGTTTTTATGCTGTTCCATTAGGTATGTTTTTAATAGGAATTTTATATTCATATATATATAATCTTATCAATTCATCAAATCCAAAGGTAGTGTATAATTAA